The Bacteroides acidifaciens genome includes a region encoding these proteins:
- a CDS encoding Dabb family protein → MVKHIVLFKLKDEVSAEEKRAVMTKFKEAIEALPAKISVIRKVEVGLNMNPGETWNIALYSEFDTLEDVKYYATHPDHVAAGKILAETKESRACVDYEL, encoded by the coding sequence ATGGTAAAACACATTGTATTATTTAAGTTAAAAGACGAAGTTTCTGCCGAAGAGAAGCGGGCAGTTATGACGAAATTTAAGGAAGCAATAGAAGCGCTTCCTGCTAAAATCTCCGTAATCCGAAAAGTTGAAGTCGGATTGAACATGAATCCTGGAGAAACCTGGAATATAGCACTTTATAGTGAGTTTGATACTCTGGAAGACGTGAAATACTATGCAACGCATCCCGACCATGTAGCTGCCGGCAAGATTCTGGCTGAGACGAAGGAAAGCCGTGCGTGTGTAGATTATGAAT
- the udk gene encoding uridine kinase has product MLIIGIAGGTGSGKTTVVRKIVESLPAGEVVLLPQDSYYKDSSHVPVEERQNINFDHPDAFEWSLLSKHVMTLKEGKSIEQPTYSYLTCTRQPETIHIEPREVIIIEGILALCDKKLRNMMDLKIFVDADPDERLIRVIQRDVVERGRTAEAVMERYTRVLKPMHLQFIEPCKRYADLIVPEGGSNKVAIDILTMYIKKHLKS; this is encoded by the coding sequence ATGTTAATTATAGGAATAGCAGGCGGAACTGGCTCTGGAAAGACCACCGTCGTACGAAAAATCGTAGAAAGTCTCCCCGCAGGGGAAGTAGTATTATTACCTCAGGACTCATACTACAAGGATAGTAGCCACGTCCCGGTTGAAGAACGCCAAAATATTAATTTTGACCATCCGGATGCTTTTGAATGGAGTTTGCTCTCCAAACATGTCATGACACTGAAAGAAGGAAAGAGCATCGAACAACCCACCTATTCTTATCTGACATGCACCCGCCAGCCCGAAACAATTCATATCGAGCCACGCGAAGTCATTATTATCGAGGGAATCCTTGCCTTATGCGACAAGAAACTACGTAATATGATGGACCTTAAAATATTCGTAGATGCCGATCCGGACGAACGTTTGATACGTGTCATCCAAAGAGACGTTGTAGAACGAGGACGCACGGCCGAAGCTGTAATGGAACGCTACACACGGGTTCTGAAACCGATGCACCTGCAATTTATCGAACCTTGCAAACGCTATGCCGACCTTATCGTGCCGGAAGGCGGCAGCAATAAGGTGGCTATTGATATACTGACCATGTATATCAAGAAGCACTTGAAGAGTTGA
- a CDS encoding transglycosylase SLT domain-containing protein, whose product MNARTLIIPLFLVLFCCVIGCRDKQHSKTDESARDLPQIKDSGELVVLTLYSSTSYFIYRGQEMGFQYELSEQFAKSLGLKLRIEVANNVDELIRKLLAGEGDMIAYNLPITKEWKDSLLYCGEDVITHQVIVQQGRGKRKPLKDVTELIGKDIYVKPGKYYGRLINLNSELGGGIQIHEVTNDSITTEDLITQVAQGKIPYTVADNDLAKLNKTYYPNLDISLPISFDQRSSWAVRKDSPELAAAATKWHQENMTSPAYTASMKRYFENSKMMPHSPILSLKEGKISHYDDLFKKYSKDIGWDWRMLASLAYTESNFDTTAVSWAGAKGLMQLMPATARAMGVPAGKEQNPEESVKAAIKYIAATDRSFSMIPDKEERLNFILASYNAGLGHIYDAMALAEKYGKNKLVWKDNVENFILLKSNEEYFTDPVCKNGYFRGIETYNFVRDIMSRYESYKKKIKA is encoded by the coding sequence ATGAATGCCAGGACACTGATTATCCCTTTATTCCTTGTGTTATTCTGTTGCGTAATCGGATGCCGGGACAAGCAGCATAGCAAGACGGATGAATCCGCACGTGATCTCCCACAGATAAAAGATAGTGGTGAACTGGTTGTATTGACATTATACAGCTCTACTTCATATTTCATTTACCGGGGACAGGAAATGGGATTCCAGTATGAACTCAGCGAACAGTTTGCCAAAAGCCTGGGATTAAAGCTCAGAATCGAAGTAGCCAACAACGTCGACGAACTGATCCGGAAATTACTGGCAGGTGAAGGGGACATGATTGCCTACAACCTGCCCATAACCAAAGAATGGAAAGACAGTCTCCTTTATTGCGGTGAAGACGTGATTACCCACCAGGTGATTGTTCAGCAAGGAAGAGGAAAGCGAAAACCTTTGAAAGATGTTACCGAACTGATTGGAAAGGACATATATGTAAAGCCCGGAAAGTATTATGGCCGTCTCATCAATCTGAACAGTGAGCTGGGCGGCGGAATCCAAATCCATGAAGTGACCAATGACAGCATTACCACCGAGGACTTAATCACCCAAGTGGCGCAAGGGAAAATACCATATACAGTGGCGGACAACGATTTGGCGAAATTAAACAAAACGTATTATCCCAATCTGGATATCAGCCTACCTATCAGTTTCGACCAGCGCTCTTCCTGGGCTGTACGGAAAGACAGCCCGGAACTGGCCGCAGCCGCCACTAAATGGCATCAGGAGAATATGACTTCTCCGGCTTATACTGCCAGTATGAAACGCTATTTTGAAAATAGCAAAATGATGCCCCACTCTCCTATCCTTTCATTGAAAGAGGGAAAGATTTCCCATTATGACGATTTGTTCAAAAAGTACTCCAAAGATATCGGATGGGATTGGCGTATGCTTGCATCGCTGGCTTATACGGAATCCAATTTCGATACCACGGCTGTATCCTGGGCAGGTGCCAAAGGACTCATGCAGCTAATGCCCGCCACCGCCCGGGCAATGGGAGTACCTGCCGGAAAAGAACAAAACCCGGAAGAGAGCGTTAAGGCAGCTATCAAATACATTGCTGCCACTGACCGCAGTTTCAGTATGATTCCCGACAAAGAGGAACGTCTCAACTTTATTCTGGCTTCCTACAATGCCGGTTTAGGGCATATTTACGATGCCATGGCTCTGGCGGAGAAGTACGGCAAGAACAAATTGGTATGGAAAGATAATGTGGAAAACTTTATCTTACTCAAAAGTAATGAAGAGTACTTCACCGACCCCGTTTGTAAAAACGGTTATTTCCGTGGCATAGAGACTTACAATTTCGTCCGTGATATCATGTCACGCTATGAGTCTTACAAAAAGAAAATCAAAGCGTAA
- a CDS encoding sodium:solute symporter: protein MNTFTLGLIVIAYLLSLAYLGFLGYKKTTSTSDYLVGGRQMNPIVMALSYGATFISASAIVGFGGVAAAFGMGIQWLCFLNMFIGVVIAFIFFGLRTRRMGAKLNVSTFPQLLGRHFRSRNIQVFVAAVIFIGMPLYAAVVMKGGAVFIEQIFQIDFNVSLLIFTLVIAAYVIAGGMKGVMYTDALQAVIMFGCMLFLLFSLYQVLDMNFVEANKELTATAPLVPEKFKALGHQGWTAMPVTGSPQWYSLVTSLILGVGIGCLAQPQLVVRFMTVESSKQLNRGVFIGCFFLIITVGAIYHAGALSNLFFLKTEGAVATEVVQDIDKIIPYFINKAMPDWFAALFMLCILSASMSTLSSQFHTMGASVGSDIYGTYKPRSRGKLTNVIRLGVLFSILVSYIICYMLPHDIIARGTSIFMGICAAAFLPAYFCALYWKKATKQGVMASLWVGTIGSLFALVFLHQKESAALGICKALFGRDVLITTYPFPVIDPILFALPLSVLAIIGVSLLTYKR, encoded by the coding sequence ATGAATACATTTACTCTTGGACTGATTGTGATAGCTTATCTGCTGTCACTGGCCTATCTTGGCTTTTTAGGATATAAAAAAACGACATCTACCAGTGATTATCTGGTGGGAGGACGGCAGATGAATCCTATCGTGATGGCACTTTCTTATGGGGCCACGTTTATTTCCGCATCCGCTATCGTAGGTTTTGGCGGAGTGGCTGCCGCTTTCGGGATGGGAATCCAGTGGCTCTGCTTCTTGAATATGTTTATCGGAGTTGTGATAGCTTTTATCTTTTTCGGTTTGCGTACCCGGCGTATGGGGGCTAAACTGAATGTGAGTACTTTCCCGCAGTTATTAGGCCGGCATTTCCGTTCACGTAATATACAGGTATTTGTTGCTGCTGTCATTTTCATTGGGATGCCACTCTATGCGGCGGTTGTAATGAAAGGCGGTGCAGTATTTATCGAGCAGATTTTTCAAATAGATTTCAATGTTTCTTTGTTGATATTTACTTTGGTTATTGCGGCTTATGTGATAGCAGGAGGAATGAAGGGGGTAATGTACACCGATGCTTTACAGGCGGTTATCATGTTCGGCTGCATGCTGTTCCTGCTGTTTTCTCTCTATCAAGTGCTTGATATGAATTTTGTAGAAGCTAATAAAGAACTGACTGCTACCGCTCCGCTAGTCCCGGAAAAGTTTAAGGCATTGGGGCATCAGGGATGGACTGCAATGCCTGTGACGGGTTCTCCGCAATGGTATTCGTTGGTAACTTCTCTTATTTTAGGAGTGGGAATCGGCTGTCTCGCACAACCTCAGTTGGTGGTTCGCTTTATGACAGTGGAGAGCAGCAAACAGTTGAACCGCGGGGTATTTATCGGTTGTTTCTTTTTGATTATAACGGTAGGCGCGATTTATCATGCCGGGGCGTTGAGCAACCTTTTCTTCTTGAAAACAGAGGGAGCGGTTGCCACAGAGGTGGTGCAGGATATTGATAAGATTATTCCGTATTTCATTAATAAGGCAATGCCCGACTGGTTTGCCGCTCTCTTTATGTTGTGTATCCTTTCGGCGAGCATGTCTACACTCAGCTCGCAGTTCCATACAATGGGGGCATCGGTAGGTTCGGATATTTATGGGACATACAAACCTCGTTCACGTGGTAAACTGACTAATGTTATCCGCCTTGGTGTATTGTTCTCTATTCTGGTCAGCTATATTATCTGCTATATGCTGCCCCATGACATTATTGCCCGTGGAACTTCTATCTTTATGGGAATCTGTGCGGCTGCTTTCCTTCCCGCTTATTTCTGCGCCTTATATTGGAAGAAAGCAACAAAGCAGGGGGTGATGGCAAGTCTTTGGGTAGGAACAATCGGCAGTTTGTTTGCTCTTGTGTTCCTTCACCAGAAAGAATCTGCCGCACTGGGTATCTGCAAAGCCTTGTTCGGGCGGGATGTATTGATTACCACTTATCCTTTTCCGGTGATAGACCCGATATTGTTTGCATTGCCTTTATCGGTATTGGCTATTATCGGGGTTAGTCTGCTGACTTATAAACGATGA
- a CDS encoding symporter small accessory protein, translating to MFGIDDPFIILPYLLSVVCVIFAAWFGLKYWNKDDEKDETR from the coding sequence ATGTTTGGAATAGACGACCCCTTTATCATTTTGCCATACCTTCTTTCAGTGGTATGTGTGATTTTTGCTGCCTGGTTCGGGCTGAAATATTGGAATAAGGACGATGAAAAAGACGAAACCCGATGA
- the metH gene encoding methionine synthase, translating to MKKTISQIVSERILILDGAMGTMIQQYNLTEEDFRGERFAHIPGQLKGNNDLLCLTRPDVIQDIHRKYLEAGADIIETNTFSSTTVSMADYHVEEYVREINLAAVKLARGLADEYTAKNPDKPRFVAGSVGPTNKTCSMSPDVNNPAYRALSYDELAAAYQQQMEAMLEGGVDAILIETIFDTLNAKAAIFAAEQAMKVTGVRVPVMLSVTVSDIGGRTLSGQTLEAFLASVQHANIFSVGLNCSFGARQLKPFLEQLAARAPYYISAYPNAGLPNSLGKYDQTPADMAHEVKEYIDEGLINIIGGCCGTTDAYIAEYSALIKGAKPHVPVAKPDCMWLSGLELLEVKPEINFVNVGERCNVAGSRKFLRLINEKKYDEALSIARQQVEDGALVIDVNMDDGLLDAKTEMTTFLNLIMSEPEIARVPVMIDSSKWEVIVAGLKCLQGKSIVNSISLKEGEEVFLEHARTIKQYGAAAVVMAFDEKGQADTAARKIEVCQRAYRLLVDKVNFNPNDIIFDPNVLAVATGIEEHNNYAVDFIEATGWIKKNLPGAHISGGVSNLSFSFRGNNYIREAMHAVFLYHAIQQGMDMGIVNPGTSVLYSDIPADVLEKIEDVVLNRRPDAAERLIELAESLKATMSGAAGKPVVKQDAWREETVQERLKYALMKGIGDYLEQDLAEALPLYDKAVNVIEGPLMDGMNYVGELFGAGKMFLPQVVKTARTMKKAVAILQPIIESEKTEETTSAGKILLATVKGDVHDIGKNIVAVVMACNGYEIVDLGVMVPAETIVRRAIEEKVDMIGLSGLITPSLEEMAHVALELEKAGLDIPLLIGGATTSKMHTALKIAPVYHAPVVHLKDASLNAGVAARLLNPQMKVELVNELKREYEALREKSGLMKRETVSLEEAQKNKLNLF from the coding sequence ATGAAGAAGACAATTTCTCAGATCGTATCCGAGCGCATCCTTATCCTGGATGGGGCAATGGGTACAATGATACAACAATATAATCTCACAGAAGAAGATTTTCGTGGTGAACGTTTCGCGCATATTCCCGGACAACTGAAAGGAAATAACGATTTGCTTTGCCTGACCCGCCCCGACGTAATTCAAGATATTCACCGTAAGTATCTCGAAGCAGGTGCGGACATTATCGAAACGAATACATTCAGCTCAACCACAGTCTCTATGGCCGATTATCACGTAGAAGAATATGTACGTGAGATAAATCTTGCCGCTGTAAAACTGGCTCGTGGGCTTGCTGATGAATATACTGCAAAGAATCCCGATAAACCACGTTTTGTAGCCGGTTCCGTAGGGCCAACGAACAAAACCTGTTCCATGAGTCCCGATGTGAACAACCCGGCTTATCGTGCTCTAAGCTACGATGAACTGGCTGCCGCCTATCAGCAACAGATGGAAGCAATGCTTGAGGGCGGGGTAGATGCTATTCTGATTGAAACAATATTTGATACGCTGAATGCGAAAGCGGCTATTTTTGCCGCTGAACAAGCAATGAAAGTGACAGGTGTCAGAGTGCCTGTCATGCTGTCTGTGACTGTCTCCGATATTGGCGGGCGAACCTTGTCCGGACAAACACTGGAAGCATTTCTCGCTTCCGTGCAGCATGCCAATATTTTCTCTGTCGGCTTGAATTGCTCGTTCGGAGCCCGTCAGTTGAAACCCTTCCTCGAACAGTTGGCAGCCCGCGCACCTTATTACATTAGCGCATATCCGAATGCCGGGTTACCGAACAGCCTGGGCAAGTACGACCAGACACCTGCGGATATGGCTCACGAAGTGAAAGAGTATATCGATGAAGGACTAATCAATATAATAGGTGGTTGTTGTGGAACAACAGATGCCTACATTGCCGAATATTCAGCCTTGATAAAAGGTGCAAAACCACATGTTCCGGTTGCAAAACCGGACTGTATGTGGCTTTCCGGTCTTGAACTGCTCGAAGTGAAGCCGGAGATTAATTTTGTAAATGTCGGCGAGCGCTGTAATGTAGCCGGTTCACGTAAGTTCCTTCGTCTGATAAATGAAAAGAAATACGATGAAGCTCTCTCCATAGCCCGTCAGCAAGTAGAAGACGGAGCCTTGGTGATTGATGTCAATATGGACGACGGCTTGTTGGACGCCAAGACCGAGATGACAACTTTCCTGAATCTTATCATGTCCGAACCGGAAATAGCCCGTGTTCCGGTTATGATTGATTCTTCCAAGTGGGAAGTGATTGTTGCCGGATTGAAATGCCTGCAAGGTAAATCCATCGTCAATTCCATTTCTTTGAAGGAAGGAGAAGAAGTGTTTCTCGAACATGCCCGGACTATCAAGCAATACGGAGCTGCTGCCGTTGTCATGGCTTTTGATGAAAAAGGTCAGGCGGATACCGCTGCCCGTAAGATAGAGGTCTGTCAGCGTGCCTATCGCCTTTTGGTTGATAAAGTCAATTTTAATCCTAATGATATTATCTTCGACCCCAATGTGCTTGCCGTAGCTACAGGAATCGAGGAGCATAACAATTATGCCGTAGACTTCATTGAAGCTACCGGATGGATTAAGAAAAATCTTCCCGGCGCACATATCAGCGGTGGGGTAAGTAACCTGTCTTTCTCTTTCCGTGGCAACAACTATATTCGTGAGGCCATGCATGCCGTATTCCTTTATCATGCCATTCAGCAAGGAATGGATATGGGAATTGTGAATCCGGGAACTTCCGTTCTATACAGTGATATTCCGGCTGATGTGCTCGAAAAGATAGAAGATGTTGTTTTGAACCGCCGTCCCGACGCAGCAGAACGTCTTATCGAATTGGCGGAATCTCTGAAAGCAACCATGAGCGGAGCAGCAGGCAAACCGGTTGTCAAACAGGATGCCTGGAGAGAAGAAACCGTTCAGGAACGTTTGAAATATGCCTTGATGAAAGGGATTGGCGATTATCTCGAACAGGATTTGGCAGAAGCCTTGCCACTTTATGATAAGGCGGTAAATGTAATTGAAGGTCCGTTGATGGATGGAATGAACTACGTAGGCGAACTTTTCGGAGCGGGTAAAATGTTTCTTCCACAGGTGGTGAAGACTGCCCGGACAATGAAGAAAGCCGTCGCCATCCTTCAGCCTATTATTGAATCGGAAAAGACAGAAGAAACAACCTCTGCCGGAAAAATATTGCTTGCTACAGTAAAAGGAGACGTGCACGATATCGGAAAGAATATCGTTGCTGTAGTGATGGCTTGCAACGGTTATGAGATAGTTGATTTAGGGGTGATGGTTCCTGCCGAAACAATCGTCCGGCGTGCTATTGAAGAAAAGGTGGATATGATTGGACTGAGCGGCTTGATTACTCCTTCGCTGGAAGAAATGGCTCACGTAGCCCTGGAACTGGAAAAAGCGGGACTGGACATTCCTCTTCTGATTGGGGGGGCCACTACCTCAAAGATGCATACTGCATTGAAGATTGCTCCTGTATATCATGCTCCGGTGGTACACTTGAAAGATGCCTCTTTGAATGCCGGTGTCGCTGCCAGACTGTTGAATCCGCAGATGAAGGTTGAACTGGTGAATGAGTTGAAGAGAGAATACGAGGCACTGCGTGAAAAAAGCGGTTTGATGAAACGTGAGACCGTTTCACTGGAAGAAGCCCAGAAAAATAAGTTGAACCTATTTTAA
- the smpB gene encoding SsrA-binding protein — protein sequence MKQPSVNIKNKRATFDYELIDTYTAGIVLTGTEIKSIRLGKASLVDTFCYFAKGELWVKNMHIAEYFYGSYNNHTARRERKLLLNKKELEKLQREMKNPGFTIVPVRLFINEKGLAKLVVALAKGKKEYDKRESIKEKDDRRDMARMFKR from the coding sequence ATGAAACAACCCTCTGTAAATATTAAGAATAAACGGGCTACGTTTGATTACGAACTGATAGATACCTATACAGCAGGTATCGTATTGACCGGTACGGAAATCAAATCCATTCGTTTGGGAAAAGCAAGCCTGGTAGATACGTTTTGTTATTTTGCGAAAGGCGAATTATGGGTGAAGAACATGCATATCGCTGAGTACTTCTATGGTTCGTACAATAATCATACGGCACGTAGGGAGAGGAAATTGTTACTCAATAAAAAAGAATTGGAGAAACTCCAGCGGGAGATGAAGAATCCCGGCTTTACGATTGTTCCCGTACGCTTGTTTATCAATGAAAAAGGTTTGGCGAAACTGGTGGTCGCTTTGGCGAAAGGTAAGAAAGAATATGATAAACGGGAATCCATCAAAGAGAAAGACGACCGTAGAGATATGGCAAGAATGTTCAAACGATGA
- a CDS encoding Yip1 family protein, translated as MKLISSPAKAWEEISMEEDRRKVYMAFVYPMIGLCGLSVFIGSLLTNGWGGPQSFQIAMTNCCAVAVALFGGYFLAAYAINEMGTRMFGMYSNMPLTQQFAGYALVVPFLLQIVTGLLPDFRIIAWLLQFYIVYVVWEGVPVLMGVEEKQRLRYTLLSSVLLILCPTVIQFVFNKLTAILN; from the coding sequence ATGAAATTAATTTCCTCTCCGGCCAAGGCTTGGGAGGAAATTTCTATGGAAGAGGATAGGCGAAAAGTATATATGGCTTTTGTCTATCCTATGATTGGTTTATGCGGTCTGTCCGTGTTCATCGGTTCATTACTGACGAATGGATGGGGAGGTCCGCAAAGTTTCCAGATAGCTATGACCAACTGTTGCGCCGTAGCTGTAGCCCTGTTCGGTGGCTACTTTCTGGCAGCCTATGCCATTAATGAGATGGGGACAAGAATGTTTGGCATGTATAGCAATATGCCGTTGACACAACAATTTGCAGGATATGCGCTTGTTGTACCTTTCTTGCTTCAGATTGTAACCGGACTATTACCTGATTTTAGAATTATTGCTTGGCTATTACAGTTTTACATCGTCTATGTGGTATGGGAAGGAGTTCCTGTGCTGATGGGAGTGGAAGAAAAACAACGATTGAGATACACCCTTTTGTCGTCTGTATTGTTAATACTATGTCCGACGGTGATTCAATTTGTGTTTAATAAACTGACGGCCATACTTAACTAA
- a CDS encoding DUF3244 domain-containing protein yields MRKLSLLFILLFLLSGLVGAGNCLQQSNGKRKVSIKSTTGVPVFRSPVYSPVQVFIYGNVLMIDFRESIKDVLVKIESIETNEIILLKSYDVQVGTVINVPIYESGIFQISFSADVYRGYGEFMIYE; encoded by the coding sequence ATGAGAAAATTATCGTTATTATTTATTCTTTTATTTCTATTGTCGGGTTTGGTTGGTGCAGGAAATTGTCTGCAACAATCGAACGGAAAGAGAAAAGTATCTATAAAAAGTACTACTGGTGTTCCTGTATTTCGTTCCCCTGTCTACTCACCTGTACAGGTCTTTATTTATGGTAATGTTCTAATGATTGATTTTCGAGAGTCAATAAAGGATGTACTTGTGAAAATTGAGAGCATTGAAACGAATGAAATTATTCTATTAAAATCTTATGATGTTCAAGTAGGAACTGTAATTAATGTTCCTATATACGAAAGTGGAATATTTCAAATAAGTTTTAGTGCGGATGTTTACCGAGGATATGGGGAATTTATGATTTATGAGTGA
- a CDS encoding tetratricopeptide repeat protein, producing MTKLTVRILIGVLLSYVFLVSSCYKKKGVISSFSFSLSEAESLILTYPDSALSLLENLNPNNEDISLKARYALLLTQAEDKNYILHVDDSLINIAVSYYDSVSNVEQAVKAHYYLGRVYQDMQNEAAAVNEYFIALHWAEQSGKNEMLCLLYGNLGQIYFQQDLLAKADSLFMLSESIAIQKNDSFNLCMGLVARGNIYLRKKEYSNSMESFERALAIARSMHNANAQEIVFNSMAAFYASIDYPEKTIEYTQKGLLYKTDSLDSARLYLLEGTALVQLASYDSAKISVSKSLITNDLSTKAAAYLLLADIEKRQGNLNKALSFHDMYIECLDSMDVMETRTRSAISKGDRLLYTERYQRLLSSYQFYIYGLLLFLLLLIIYWVNKRYRYSNKIHTLTLKKDSLECQLKAFSVIQEDLRKKEQELKLLQEFVGTAEEDKAKLYCLTNQVNTLKKENQDFFMKLLEGTKSYKLLLHLVQKKKENYKYRESFSEKDWNLLLQDINYFSYGFVDRLKLRMPLLSKNDVRFCCLFKIRISYVDMALVFDRTLDAMYKKRNAILLNKLSNMSNSSSFEELIDSI from the coding sequence TTGACAAAACTGACAGTTAGGATCTTGATAGGAGTATTATTATCGTATGTATTTCTAGTAAGTTCTTGTTATAAAAAGAAAGGTGTTATTTCTTCTTTTTCCTTTTCTTTATCAGAAGCGGAATCACTAATTCTAACTTATCCTGATTCTGCTTTATCCTTGTTAGAGAATTTAAATCCTAATAATGAGGATATTTCATTAAAAGCAAGATATGCTTTACTCTTGACTCAAGCTGAAGATAAAAATTATATTTTACATGTGGATGATTCGTTGATAAATATAGCTGTGAGTTATTATGATTCTGTCAGCAATGTGGAACAGGCGGTAAAGGCTCATTATTATTTGGGAAGAGTTTATCAAGATATGCAAAATGAAGCGGCGGCTGTAAATGAATATTTTATTGCATTACATTGGGCAGAGCAGAGTGGAAAAAATGAAATGCTTTGTTTGCTTTATGGAAATTTAGGACAAATATACTTTCAGCAGGACTTATTAGCTAAGGCAGACTCCTTATTTATGCTTTCTGAAAGTATAGCTATACAGAAGAATGATTCTTTTAATTTATGCATGGGATTGGTTGCACGTGGTAATATTTATTTGCGGAAAAAAGAATATTCTAATTCCATGGAGTCTTTTGAACGTGCTTTGGCTATTGCTAGGAGCATGCACAACGCAAATGCGCAGGAAATAGTGTTTAATTCCATGGCGGCTTTTTATGCATCGATAGATTATCCGGAGAAAACGATTGAATATACTCAAAAGGGGTTGTTGTATAAGACTGATTCTTTAGATTCTGCAAGATTATATTTGTTGGAAGGTACTGCTTTAGTTCAACTTGCGAGCTATGATTCTGCAAAAATTAGTGTTTCTAAAAGCTTAATTACGAATGATTTATCAACAAAGGCTGCTGCATATTTACTGTTGGCAGATATTGAAAAAAGACAAGGAAATTTGAATAAAGCCCTTTCTTTTCATGATATGTATATTGAATGTCTTGATTCTATGGATGTAATGGAGACTAGAACTCGAAGTGCTATTTCTAAAGGTGATAGATTGTTATATACAGAAAGATATCAAAGACTTTTGAGTAGTTATCAATTTTATATCTATGGTCTTTTACTGTTTCTTCTTTTGTTAATTATTTATTGGGTTAATAAGCGATATAGATATTCTAATAAGATTCATACATTGACATTAAAGAAGGATTCTCTAGAATGTCAGTTGAAAGCCTTCTCTGTGATACAGGAAGATTTGCGAAAAAAAGAGCAGGAATTAAAACTTCTTCAAGAATTTGTAGGTACAGCAGAAGAAGATAAAGCAAAATTGTATTGTTTAACGAATCAGGTGAATACCTTAAAAAAAGAAAATCAAGACTTCTTCATGAAGTTATTAGAGGGTACTAAAAGTTATAAGTTATTACTGCACTTGGTTCAAAAGAAAAAAGAAAACTATAAATATAGAGAGTCCTTTTCCGAAAAAGATTGGAATTTATTATTGCAAGATATTAATTACTTTTCTTATGGTTTTGTTGACCGGCTGAAATTGCGAATGCCATTGTTGTCTAAAAATGATGTGCGTTTTTGTTGTCTGTTTAAAATCAGAATTAGCTATGTAGATATGGCTTTGGTTTTTGATAGAACATTGGATGCTATGTATAAAAAACGTAATGCTATTCTTTTGAATAAACTTTCAAATATGTCAAATTCTTCTTCTTTTGAAGAATTAATTGATTCTATTTGA
- a CDS encoding DMP19 family protein, which yields MIEVVESALQKAAGEGMDEFIQAFTDKYKEVIGGELTAETMPLLTGEQHSLLAYQIFRDEVMAGGFCQLIQNGYGGYIFDNPFAKVMRLWGAEEFSKLIYKAKKIFDANRKDLEKERTDDEFMAMYEQYEAFDELEETYLETEEQVTALIASYVDDHLELFAKIIK from the coding sequence ATGATTGAAGTTGTAGAATCAGCTTTACAAAAGGCTGCGGGTGAAGGAATGGATGAATTTATCCAGGCGTTTACAGATAAATATAAAGAGGTAATCGGCGGTGAACTGACCGCGGAGACGATGCCTTTGTTAACGGGAGAACAACATTCTTTGCTAGCTTATCAGATATTTCGTGATGAGGTGATGGCAGGGGGATTCTGCCAATTGATTCAGAACGGTTATGGCGGGTATATCTTTGATAATCCGTTTGCAAAAGTGATGCGTTTGTGGGGGGCGGAAGAATTTTCGAAGTTAATCTATAAGGCAAAGAAAATATTTGATGCCAACCGGAAAGACTTGGAGAAAGAACGGACGGACGATGAATTTATGGCCATGTATGAGCAGTACGAAGCTTTTGATGAGCTGGAAGAGACTTATTTGGAGACGGAAGAACAGGTTACGGCATTGATTGCAAGTTATGTAGATGACCATTTGGAACTTTTTGCAAAAATAATAAAGTAG